Proteins co-encoded in one Cytobacillus sp. NJ13 genomic window:
- a CDS encoding PLP-dependent aminotransferase family protein, translating to MEFQVLLSENGIKYKEIYEQIRLAILAKKLSAHARLPAKRRLAEQLNVSIITVQMAYEQLQSEGYCYSAERRGYFVSEIQDEMHLSQIHTMDLEKRVQHEFLINFKNGQIDASAFPYKHWNRLYRKELNESNASNAPWQGEYSLRVQIAQYLQQARGLACQPEQVYIFSGFQQQLLNVCLFFKRSAIGIEDPGFIRARSVFDQLQLPYYPISVDEEGCCVPGADEPAKLLYTTPAHQYPTGAIMSIARRIELLNWAIKQDAYIIEDDYDSEYRYKGAPIPALSHLDSTGRVLYFGTFSKTLLPSLRISYLIMPAPLQQDFEKFNAYQKSTVSRTDQRAAAIFMEEGLYTSHIAKMRTLYRAKRSCLIESLSKHLGEHFDIIGDTAGLHIIVTLPEGLNESKAIELAKSAGVEIDAVSPMYQLHKPNHHVMLGYGAPSMDEIERGVHLIANAWKSYLSI from the coding sequence ATGGAATTTCAAGTTCTGCTTTCGGAAAATGGAATAAAGTATAAAGAAATTTATGAACAAATTCGGCTGGCGATTTTAGCTAAAAAATTGTCAGCTCATGCAAGACTTCCTGCAAAGCGGCGGCTGGCTGAACAATTAAACGTAAGCATCATAACTGTTCAGATGGCTTATGAACAGCTGCAGAGTGAAGGGTACTGTTATTCAGCAGAACGCAGAGGCTATTTTGTTTCTGAAATTCAGGATGAAATGCACTTAAGTCAGATTCATACAATGGACTTGGAGAAAAGAGTTCAGCATGAGTTTCTTATTAATTTTAAAAATGGGCAGATCGATGCCTCCGCCTTCCCCTATAAACATTGGAACCGATTATACCGAAAAGAGCTTAATGAATCTAATGCCAGCAATGCACCATGGCAGGGCGAATATTCTTTGCGTGTCCAAATTGCACAATACCTGCAGCAGGCTAGAGGGCTGGCCTGCCAGCCGGAGCAAGTGTATATTTTCAGCGGATTTCAGCAGCAGCTGCTAAATGTATGTTTGTTTTTTAAGCGGAGCGCTATCGGAATAGAAGATCCAGGTTTTATTCGGGCAAGATCTGTTTTTGATCAATTACAGCTGCCATACTATCCGATTTCTGTGGATGAGGAAGGATGCTGTGTGCCTGGTGCTGATGAACCTGCAAAATTATTATATACGACACCTGCTCATCAATATCCTACCGGTGCAATTATGTCTATTGCCAGAAGGATTGAGCTGTTAAATTGGGCAATCAAACAGGATGCTTACATTATCGAGGATGACTATGATTCTGAATATCGCTACAAAGGGGCACCAATCCCAGCATTATCCCATTTGGATTCAACCGGGCGGGTACTGTACTTCGGCACCTTTTCAAAAACATTGCTGCCATCACTTCGAATCAGCTATCTGATTATGCCAGCTCCACTGCAGCAGGACTTTGAAAAATTTAATGCTTATCAAAAGTCGACTGTTTCAAGAACCGATCAGCGAGCTGCTGCAATATTTATGGAAGAAGGACTTTATACATCTCATATAGCAAAAATGAGAACTTTATATCGAGCCAAAAGGAGCTGTTTAATAGAAAGCCTGTCAAAACATTTAGGAGAACACTTTGACATAATTGGAGATACAGCGGGCTTGCATATCATCGTGACATTACCAGAAGGATTAAATGAATCTAAAGCAATTGAACTGGCAAAGTCGGCGGGAGTTGAAATCGATGCTGTTTCGCCCATGTATCAGCTTCACAAGCCTAACCATCATGTGATGCTTGGATACGGTGCACCCTCGATGGACGAGATTGAGAGAGGAGTCCATTTAATCGCTAATGCATGGAAAAGTTATCTAAGCATTTAG
- a CDS encoding DUF2220 family protein codes for MKIINILETRVRSFIEDIQHPKQKKKLNISDLEFQLRKLLEDYYEMDGYSLFYEAIQSLQIEGQLTPIHNNQYNGKTPSLPLYYWVNVKAQADKWDRLEMMKLSDLFDFSFYERYPEWQTKEEWRRIQNLYAFLQSSQEREIVSLEERSLELFNHEKFLIDGVSFPDGKGFLARIGVSEEQLKVVKYGEPFVFWMKQGKEIKDIQRVLIVENLSFFHTSIQLLESELLDYEPELIIYGEGTKIERSLSFFFKIFPAKSYLFYYAGDLDAAGYGIMTQLIEKYPDCCIQPALKIYRKMLDCLDQTNEQKSGQVQNLKYRDAFFQWFSEEERERLMQLWKENKRIPQEVLTIETWRRWM; via the coding sequence GTGAAAATAATCAACATCCTCGAAACAAGGGTGAGAAGTTTTATAGAAGATATTCAGCACCCTAAGCAAAAGAAAAAATTAAACATAAGCGATTTAGAATTTCAGCTGCGAAAATTGCTGGAAGATTATTACGAAATGGATGGTTATTCGCTGTTTTATGAAGCCATTCAATCATTGCAAATTGAAGGGCAGCTGACCCCTATACATAATAATCAATATAACGGGAAAACACCGTCTTTGCCTTTATATTACTGGGTTAACGTCAAAGCCCAAGCCGACAAATGGGATCGGCTCGAGATGATGAAGTTAAGTGATCTGTTCGATTTTTCCTTTTATGAACGGTACCCTGAATGGCAGACGAAAGAGGAATGGAGACGGATCCAGAATTTATATGCTTTTCTCCAATCCAGCCAGGAGCGGGAAATCGTTTCACTCGAGGAAAGAAGCCTGGAGCTGTTCAACCATGAAAAATTTTTGATAGACGGTGTTAGCTTTCCGGATGGAAAAGGCTTTTTGGCTAGAATTGGCGTATCAGAAGAGCAGCTTAAAGTGGTGAAATACGGGGAGCCTTTTGTATTTTGGATGAAGCAGGGAAAAGAAATCAAAGATATTCAGAGAGTGCTGATTGTCGAGAATCTATCATTCTTTCATACTTCCATTCAATTATTGGAAAGTGAACTTCTTGATTATGAGCCTGAACTCATCATTTATGGGGAAGGAACTAAAATTGAACGTAGCTTATCGTTTTTCTTTAAAATTTTCCCGGCTAAATCGTATCTATTCTATTATGCGGGAGATCTTGATGCGGCAGGTTACGGAATCATGACCCAGCTGATTGAAAAATATCCGGATTGCTGCATTCAGCCTGCATTAAAGATTTACCGTAAAATGCTTGATTGTCTGGATCAAACAAATGAACAGAAATCTGGCCAGGTTCAAAATCTTAAATACCGGGATGCGTTCTTCCAGTGGTTTTCAGAAGAAGAGAGGGAACGCTTAATGCAATTATGGAAGGAAAATAAACGGATTCCCCAGGAAGTCTTAACAATTGAAACATGGAGGAGATGGATGTGA
- a CDS encoding Rieske (2Fe-2S) protein, producing MNSQTIQSSVKLFPISELMEGERQLVEIDGVEIALFNVDGNLYAIANKCPHQGVPMVYGSIGGTQLPSNPQEYVYGLHNRIISCPLHGWEFDLETGKTIFAPDKVSIRSYIVKEEDGYIALILRKEPQSVIRKNFHCKP from the coding sequence ATGAATTCTCAAACAATACAGTCCAGTGTAAAGTTGTTTCCAATCAGTGAATTAATGGAGGGGGAACGACAATTAGTAGAGATCGATGGGGTTGAAATTGCTTTATTTAACGTAGATGGAAATCTTTATGCAATTGCAAATAAATGCCCGCATCAGGGAGTGCCTATGGTCTATGGATCCATTGGGGGGACGCAGCTTCCATCCAACCCTCAAGAATATGTATATGGACTTCATAACAGGATTATTAGCTGCCCGCTGCATGGATGGGAATTTGATCTGGAAACGGGTAAAACGATATTCGCACCAGATAAGGTTTCTATAAGAAGTTATATTGTAAAAGAAGAAGACGGTTACATTGCATTAATTCTTCGAAAGGAACCTCAAAGTGTTATTCGAAAGAATTTCCATTGTAAACCCTAA
- a CDS encoding class I SAM-dependent methyltransferase, with protein MENGVIQVPEAYSRILQESDVLGFGQSCDRKTGFLLKGLAASKSGGSFLELGTGTGASASWIIDGMDEGSKLTTVDIDSTVQSIARKYLGNDSRITFCCEDGAAFIQNLSEGFDFIFADTWPGKFELLDKTLDHLNIGGFYVIHDVFPQQKLPEEFRIKATKLLKTLQDRPDLDITELDWSTGLILAVKTAV; from the coding sequence ATGGAAAACGGCGTTATTCAGGTACCGGAAGCATATTCGAGGATATTACAGGAATCAGATGTGCTCGGCTTCGGGCAGTCATGTGATAGAAAAACAGGATTTTTACTGAAGGGGCTGGCAGCCTCAAAATCTGGAGGAAGCTTTTTAGAGCTGGGAACAGGTACGGGAGCGTCTGCTTCATGGATCATTGATGGGATGGATGAAGGCAGTAAGCTTACGACCGTTGATATAGATTCGACAGTGCAATCAATCGCGAGAAAGTACCTCGGGAATGACAGCAGAATCACATTTTGCTGTGAGGACGGAGCAGCTTTTATTCAAAACCTGTCGGAAGGGTTCGATTTTATTTTTGCAGATACGTGGCCCGGGAAATTCGAGCTTCTGGACAAAACCCTGGATCATTTGAATATCGGCGGTTTTTATGTGATTCATGATGTGTTTCCGCAGCAGAAATTGCCTGAAGAATTTAGGATTAAAGCCACTAAACTTCTAAAAACTCTGCAGGACAGACCTGACCTGGACATAACAGAATTGGATTGGTCTACTGGGCTGATACTGGCAGTAAAAACAGCGGTTTAA
- a CDS encoding PH domain-containing protein translates to MNSVKSQVEHVLHEGENIIECLSCSLVAHYCLAPQAGLFAATNKRLLFYGIPVSETYKELVEEFAYCHITSIEEKRGITGKHIHMYYKQDLYKFQQIQGMNLFDFMVAVKEKMCMFTASAKERYPVR, encoded by the coding sequence ATGAATAGCGTTAAAAGTCAGGTTGAACATGTATTGCATGAAGGTGAAAACATTATTGAATGTTTAAGCTGTTCATTAGTTGCACATTACTGTTTAGCACCGCAGGCAGGCTTATTTGCAGCAACGAACAAAAGACTGCTATTCTATGGAATCCCGGTATCAGAAACATACAAGGAATTAGTTGAAGAATTTGCGTATTGCCATATAACTTCCATTGAAGAAAAAAGGGGAATCACCGGGAAGCATATTCATATGTACTATAAGCAAGACTTGTATAAATTCCAGCAAATTCAGGGAATGAATTTATTTGATTTTATGGTGGCTGTTAAGGAAAAGATGTGCATGTTTACCGCTTCAGCAAAAGAGCGTTATCCTGTAAGATAA
- a CDS encoding amidohydrolase family protein — protein MSSITEKSVEIKSSGKKTGLIDCDVHPFLSDFNELTPYLDESIQKIMGLGKFSKGALSKQNGGSFLFPTSVYGNPLASPLRADAYPPNGDLPGTDPDFLTKDLFDKSNTTFGILNAGHGTMSAYHNVEVASKYTSAVNDWLYEKWIKSDLRFRMTMEITPLDPDLSIKEIERIGRRPEIVGINMHCINIPMGKRHFWPIYEMAEKYNLPIVLHPDTEGTGDYAASLGIGPASTYYEWHSALGLVAQRNIISLVTEGVFEKFPNLKVVFVEYGFSWVAPLMWRLDKDWKSLRHETPWVNMLPSEYIRRNIRLGTQPIEEPTRPKDLVSLIQMIKAEDMLVYCSDYPHWDGDDAERVFVHFSKEMRQKILFDNAKSTYGKL, from the coding sequence ATGAGTAGTATAACAGAAAAAAGTGTGGAAATTAAATCATCAGGGAAGAAAACGGGGTTGATAGACTGTGATGTTCATCCATTTTTAAGTGATTTTAATGAATTAACTCCTTACCTTGATGAATCCATTCAAAAAATAATGGGTCTTGGAAAATTTTCAAAAGGGGCACTATCAAAACAAAATGGAGGATCGTTTCTTTTTCCAACATCAGTCTATGGAAACCCATTAGCAAGCCCATTACGAGCAGATGCATATCCGCCTAATGGAGACCTCCCAGGAACTGATCCCGATTTTCTTACGAAAGATTTGTTTGATAAATCAAACACTACTTTTGGAATCTTAAATGCTGGTCACGGTACAATGTCTGCCTATCATAATGTAGAAGTAGCATCTAAATATACATCCGCTGTAAATGATTGGTTATACGAGAAATGGATAAAAAGTGATCTTCGTTTTAGAATGACAATGGAGATCACACCGTTAGATCCGGATCTCTCAATTAAAGAGATTGAGAGAATTGGCAGACGGCCTGAAATTGTCGGGATTAATATGCATTGTATTAATATTCCAATGGGGAAGCGACATTTTTGGCCAATTTATGAAATGGCTGAGAAATATAATCTTCCAATAGTGCTGCACCCTGATACGGAAGGAACGGGTGATTATGCAGCTTCATTAGGTATAGGGCCCGCTTCAACATATTATGAATGGCATTCAGCTCTAGGGCTGGTAGCTCAACGGAATATTATCAGTTTAGTGACAGAAGGTGTATTTGAAAAGTTCCCGAATTTAAAAGTTGTATTCGTAGAGTATGGTTTTTCATGGGTTGCTCCTCTTATGTGGAGGCTAGATAAAGATTGGAAATCCCTTCGCCATGAAACACCTTGGGTAAACATGCTTCCAAGTGAATATATTAGAAGGAATATCAGATTAGGAACTCAGCCAATAGAGGAACCGACTCGTCCAAAGGATTTGGTTAGTTTAATTCAAATGATTAAAGCAGAAGACATGCTTGTTTATTGCAGTGACTACCCTCATTGGGATGGTGATGATGCGGAAAGAGTATTTGTACATTTCTCTAAGGAAATGCGTCAAAAGATACTTTTCGATAATGCCAAATCAACATATGGGAAGCTTTAA
- a CDS encoding phosphocarrier protein HPr — MTEKTFTIVDKEGIHARPATLLVQTANKYHSDTSIEFNGNKGNLKSIMTIMTLGINQGSKIKISASGPDGDEALAAIEEVLKREGLGE, encoded by the coding sequence ATGACTGAAAAAACATTTACTATTGTAGATAAAGAAGGGATCCACGCACGCCCTGCAACACTATTGGTTCAAACCGCAAACAAGTACCATTCTGATACTTCCATAGAGTTTAATGGAAACAAGGGGAATTTAAAATCGATCATGACTATTATGACTTTAGGTATTAACCAAGGCTCAAAAATAAAAATAAGTGCCTCTGGCCCTGATGGAGATGAAGCTCTTGCTGCTATTGAGGAGGTATTGAAACGTGAAGGGTTGGGGGAATGA
- a CDS encoding PLP-dependent aminotransferase family protein → MNAGSFFPDNIKKALQNTPPGEWIPEIPDECIRLHCGYPAPALVPDEEVKAAVNSLLEEEHDLPLHYIGSPKILKLKEQIIKRLEERGISVSEEELLITTGACQAIDLIARILLDKEAIVAIESPTYMEALEIFQNYTKLIISIPVDKHGLQTDVLEEILAERKQNGLAQPRFLYTIPTFQNPTGTTMTAERRQHVLELADKYNFLIVEDDAYGELFFNKNLPTLKAMDKMTRVLHVGSLSKIVAPGMRIGWIAGASEIIHACAWFKKDLNHPFAQAAMAVYLANTDFDEKLITLRDTYRSKCAVLLSALEQYLPESASWYVPEGGYFAWMKIPGVDTSEMLTQALTKGVSFIPGRYFFMDQSDGTEYLRLSFSYEDEKEIADGIRRLGRVVEASL, encoded by the coding sequence GTGAATGCTGGTTCTTTTTTTCCTGACAATATCAAAAAGGCGCTTCAGAATACTCCCCCTGGGGAGTGGATTCCGGAGATTCCAGATGAGTGTATACGCCTGCATTGCGGCTATCCTGCACCTGCCCTTGTGCCTGATGAAGAGGTTAAGGCAGCTGTTAACAGTCTATTAGAGGAAGAACATGACTTGCCGCTCCATTATATTGGAAGTCCCAAGATATTAAAATTAAAGGAACAGATCATAAAAAGATTGGAAGAGCGAGGTATTTCTGTTTCAGAAGAAGAGCTCTTGATTACAACTGGTGCCTGTCAGGCAATCGATTTGATTGCCCGTATTCTCCTGGATAAGGAGGCAATCGTGGCAATAGAGTCCCCCACTTATATGGAAGCTTTAGAGATTTTTCAAAATTATACAAAGCTTATCATTAGTATTCCTGTAGATAAGCATGGACTTCAAACCGATGTTTTGGAAGAAATATTAGCCGAAAGGAAGCAAAATGGGCTTGCCCAGCCACGTTTTCTATATACCATTCCAACTTTTCAAAATCCAACGGGGACGACTATGACAGCAGAGCGCAGGCAGCATGTTTTGGAGCTGGCCGACAAGTATAATTTCTTAATTGTAGAAGATGATGCCTATGGGGAATTATTCTTTAATAAAAATCTGCCTACACTAAAAGCGATGGATAAAATGACAAGAGTTCTGCATGTCGGTTCGTTATCCAAGATAGTAGCGCCAGGCATGCGAATTGGATGGATAGCAGGAGCAAGTGAAATCATCCATGCATGCGCCTGGTTTAAAAAAGATTTGAATCATCCGTTTGCTCAAGCAGCCATGGCTGTATATTTAGCAAACACCGATTTTGATGAAAAACTCATAACCTTAAGAGACACATACCGGTCTAAATGTGCCGTCCTGCTCTCGGCACTCGAACAGTACCTGCCTGAATCAGCCTCCTGGTATGTGCCAGAAGGAGGTTACTTCGCTTGGATGAAAATTCCTGGTGTCGATACATCGGAAATGTTAACTCAAGCCCTGACGAAGGGGGTATCTTTTATTCCTGGCAGGTATTTTTTCATGGATCAATCTGATGGGACTGAATATCTTCGCCTTTCCTTCAGTTATGAGGATGAAAAGGAAATAGCAGATGGGATTCGGAGACTGGGGAGAGTTGTAGAAGCTAGTCTTTGA
- a CDS encoding BCCT family transporter: MRVSILLPMTVIFFFIIFFGLVTPEAFYNAENAIVGFASKNFGWLFQLSGVVFLFICIYLSFSKYGKVKLGGKDAKPELSNWSWFSITLCAGIGTGILFYGIAEPVTHFMDPPKELGLEPGSEVAATFSLAQTFIHYTFIPYAMYSIIGIGIAFAMFNLKLPYRISSVLFPLFGNKVKGWIGDVIDNLCIFALVGGVAASLGMGVTQIGSGLNIVTGIPTGKGLWLFLLLLIVLTYVISSYTGLHKGIRILSDLNTKLFLALILFLLIFGPTAFILSLGTQSTGHFLQSFFERTLYTSPIDGSEWPRWWPIFYWAVWLAYAPLIGMFIAKISKGRTIKQFMIVNILLPAVFGIVWFSVYGGAAIHLELNGGGIWESIQTSGLEVSLFAFLENFPFTTFMSIVFLIGISISFITLADSMTSTISALSMKNLAEDQEAPGRVKILWGIIMAAITFTNLIAPAGKITAIDATKLIATAAGFPLLFFMFIVAFSTVKMITNYEKDNSSIAEKHTDPIDHETGVLLPVEIVAKKTSL, from the coding sequence ATGAGGGTTTCAATTTTACTTCCAATGACAGTTATTTTTTTCTTTATTATTTTCTTTGGTTTGGTGACTCCCGAGGCTTTTTATAATGCGGAAAACGCGATAGTAGGATTTGCCTCTAAAAATTTTGGATGGCTATTTCAATTGTCCGGCGTCGTTTTCTTATTCATTTGCATCTATCTTAGCTTTTCAAAATATGGAAAGGTTAAATTAGGAGGAAAGGATGCAAAGCCTGAGTTAAGTAACTGGAGTTGGTTCTCTATTACTTTATGCGCAGGTATTGGAACAGGAATTCTATTTTATGGGATTGCTGAGCCGGTTACACACTTTATGGATCCCCCGAAGGAATTGGGTTTAGAGCCAGGCAGTGAAGTAGCTGCGACGTTTTCCCTAGCACAGACGTTTATTCACTATACGTTTATCCCTTATGCAATGTACAGCATCATCGGCATAGGCATTGCTTTTGCAATGTTTAACTTAAAACTTCCTTACCGAATTAGTTCGGTACTATTCCCTCTGTTTGGAAATAAAGTAAAAGGCTGGATAGGGGATGTAATCGATAACCTTTGTATCTTTGCATTAGTAGGGGGAGTTGCTGCTTCCCTTGGCATGGGGGTTACCCAAATCGGAAGTGGATTAAATATAGTTACAGGGATTCCCACAGGTAAAGGCCTTTGGTTATTTCTTCTTTTATTGATTGTCCTTACTTATGTTATTTCAAGCTATACGGGTTTACATAAGGGAATTCGCATCTTATCAGACCTTAATACAAAGCTATTTCTTGCCTTAATCCTTTTTCTATTAATCTTCGGTCCTACTGCTTTTATTCTATCTTTAGGGACACAATCAACAGGCCATTTTTTACAATCCTTCTTTGAAAGAACACTTTACACTAGCCCAATTGACGGCTCTGAGTGGCCAAGATGGTGGCCGATTTTCTATTGGGCAGTATGGCTTGCCTATGCCCCTTTAATTGGAATGTTCATTGCAAAAATTTCTAAAGGTCGTACCATTAAGCAATTTATGATAGTAAATATTCTCCTCCCAGCTGTATTCGGAATCGTATGGTTTTCGGTTTATGGAGGTGCTGCTATTCACCTGGAACTTAATGGAGGAGGGATTTGGGAAAGCATCCAAACTTCAGGTTTAGAGGTTTCGTTATTTGCCTTCTTAGAGAACTTTCCGTTTACAACTTTCATGAGTATTGTATTTCTCATAGGTATTTCGATTTCATTCATCACCTTAGCAGATTCAATGACTTCAACCATTTCAGCACTATCCATGAAGAATCTAGCCGAAGACCAAGAGGCACCGGGAAGAGTCAAAATCTTATGGGGGATTATTATGGCGGCGATTACGTTTACAAACCTAATAGCTCCCGCTGGTAAAATAACTGCAATTGATGCTACTAAATTAATTGCGACAGCTGCAGGATTTCCTCTTTTATTCTTTATGTTCATTGTTGCCTTTTCAACCGTAAAAATGATTACAAATTATGAGAAGGATAACTCATCTATTGCTGAGAAACATACAGATCCGATCGACCATGAGACGGGTGTTCTGCTTCCGGTTGAAATTGTTGCTAAAAAAACCAGCTTATAG
- a CDS encoding GNAT family protein: MQKLENNVVQLIPMELEHVEGIYEAAHDKRIWEHMSVDLTEKSRVIHYVKDAIEKRGQGTDFAFVMVYKKTGKIIGATWFLDISTQHKHLEIGSTWMNPIYWRTNINTNCKYLLLTYCFEELSLNRVQIKTGHENVRSQKAIERIGGVKEGVLRNHMIRKEGTIRHTVLYSVIKEDWGKVKRHFEEHLLL; encoded by the coding sequence ATGCAAAAATTAGAAAACAATGTTGTGCAGTTAATCCCCATGGAACTTGAGCATGTTGAAGGAATTTATGAAGCGGCTCATGATAAACGCATATGGGAGCATATGTCTGTTGATTTAACTGAGAAAAGCCGGGTCATTCATTATGTCAAAGATGCCATAGAAAAACGTGGGCAAGGCACCGATTTTGCTTTTGTTATGGTCTATAAAAAAACAGGGAAGATCATCGGCGCTACCTGGTTTCTTGATATTTCAACCCAGCATAAACATCTTGAAATCGGCTCCACTTGGATGAACCCTATTTATTGGCGCACGAATATTAATACAAACTGTAAATATTTATTGTTAACATATTGTTTTGAAGAGCTTTCCCTTAACCGTGTACAAATCAAAACTGGACATGAAAATGTCCGTTCACAAAAAGCAATAGAACGAATCGGTGGGGTAAAAGAAGGCGTTCTTCGAAATCATATGATACGAAAAGAAGGGACCATTCGTCATACTGTCCTGTATAGTGTCATAAAGGAAGATTGGGGAAAAGTAAAAAGACATTTCGAGGAGCACTTGCTTTTATAG
- a CDS encoding TetR/AcrR family transcriptional regulator, with the protein MDRKEIQTRRMWQYFINATTDLIDEEGIENLTARKIADKAGYTVSTIYNYFDELSHLIFFASMRQVREYTEDLPRYIKRGKNYLEKYLHTWECFCHHSFQKPQIYYSIFITDLGVKPDELFQHYYSIYHEDLLEIPDEIKPLILEQDLTTRNKGLLEMAYREGSIKSDEIDDITEMSVLIWTAMLTRLLNKRKSYTAEEATKTTMAYIRKITGLEKLEGN; encoded by the coding sequence GTGGATCGAAAAGAGATACAAACGAGACGGATGTGGCAATACTTTATTAACGCCACAACCGATCTAATAGATGAGGAAGGAATTGAAAATCTTACGGCGAGAAAAATCGCGGATAAGGCCGGTTACACAGTATCTACAATCTATAATTATTTTGATGAATTATCCCATCTCATTTTCTTCGCATCTATGAGACAAGTAAGAGAATACACTGAGGATCTTCCTCGTTACATAAAAAGAGGTAAAAACTATTTAGAAAAATACCTGCATACTTGGGAGTGCTTTTGTCATCATTCCTTCCAAAAACCCCAAATTTATTATTCCATTTTCATTACTGATCTAGGCGTTAAACCCGATGAGTTATTTCAGCATTATTACTCTATTTATCATGAAGACTTGTTGGAAATACCAGATGAAATCAAACCATTAATATTAGAACAAGACCTGACAACAAGAAACAAGGGCTTACTTGAAATGGCGTATAGAGAAGGCTCCATTAAATCAGACGAAATTGATGATATTACTGAAATGAGCGTTTTAATCTGGACCGCCATGCTAACCCGGCTACTAAATAAAAGAAAAAGTTATACAGCCGAGGAAGCCACCAAAACCACTATGGCTTATATAAGAAAAATAACGGGTCTAGAAAAATTAGAGGGAAATTAA
- a CDS encoding DUF6063 family protein → MMSAESIKKASAVYFTLLKDKVIDENSEHFQTYFDPDVRQTVLLLADESGTFIIESPKRIQLVVQPTGSVFATNFTHMKDRHKQVETKKHFHLMSVVIMAFLASIDRSQAAKIRTKREGISFYTLERQVNDVIMNWDSILKAKPNFGEDEKIDMKDVVTTWKYMEVDTDDYGAKKANRRTRIGLIASSMRLLETEGLIVILDREDIPKAIPKQELFERIEYLYHDYDRYEMFKELMKTEEDQHAENPSN, encoded by the coding sequence ATGATGAGTGCAGAAAGCATCAAGAAAGCATCAGCGGTTTATTTTACTCTTTTAAAAGACAAAGTCATTGACGAAAACAGTGAGCACTTTCAGACGTATTTTGATCCAGATGTAAGACAGACGGTTCTTTTATTGGCAGACGAATCCGGGACCTTTATCATCGAATCGCCAAAACGGATTCAGCTCGTCGTGCAGCCGACCGGGTCTGTTTTTGCTACGAATTTTACTCATATGAAGGACAGGCATAAGCAGGTTGAAACTAAGAAACATTTTCATCTGATGAGCGTAGTCATTATGGCATTTCTGGCAAGCATTGACCGCAGCCAGGCGGCTAAAATCCGTACGAAGCGCGAAGGGATCAGTTTCTATACCCTGGAACGGCAAGTCAATGATGTTATCATGAATTGGGATAGCATTCTTAAAGCAAAACCCAATTTCGGAGAAGATGAAAAAATTGATATGAAGGACGTCGTGACAACATGGAAATACATGGAGGTCGACACGGATGATTATGGAGCTAAGAAAGCCAATCGCAGGACGCGTATCGGTTTGATTGCAAGCAGCATGCGTCTTTTGGAGACAGAAGGACTTATCGTCATTCTCGATCGGGAGGATATTCCAAAGGCGATACCGAAACAGGAATTATTTGAGCGAATTGAATATCTGTATCATGATTATGACCGTTATGAAATGTTCAAGGAATTAATGAAGACAGAGGAGGATCAGCATGCCGAAAATCCATCGAATTAG